GACCCGGCGAATCTCGGTTGTCCGATTGCCGAGATCCACGAGGACGGCCGCTTGATCATCGGCAAGACCCGCGACAGCGGCGGCCGGGTCAGCGAGCAGACTGTGAAGGAGCAGCTTCTTTACGAAGTCCACGACCCACGACGCTACCTGACGCCGGACGTTGTACTGGACCTTGGCGAAGCCCGCGTGCAGGACCTGGGCGAAGACCGTGTCGAGCTCAACGGCCTGCTCGGCCATCCGCGCCCCGAGACCCTGAAAGGCTTGGCAGGCGTGCGCGGCCTGTGGTTTGGCGAGGCGGAAATATCTTATGCCGGCCCCGGCGCCTTGGCGCGTGCGGCCTTGGCGCGAGAAATTCTGCTGGAACGTTTCGACCGATTGGCGCCAGGCCTGCAGCCCTGGATCGATATTTCCGGCGTCGCCAGCCTGTTCAACGACCAGGGCGGTCGCTATCTGCAACAGCAACTCGCCCAGGCCCCGGCCCTGGAGGATGTGCGCGTACGCATCGGCCTGACCCACAGCGACCGACCGCTGGTAGAAACGCTGTTGGTCGAAGTGGAGTCGCTCTACACCAACGGACCGGCAGGCGGCGGTGGCGTGCGACGACATCTCGTCGAGGCCGTCACCACGCGAAGTTTCCTGCTGCCGCGCGATGAAATCCACACGACTCTGGAGTGGTACTGATGAACCTCGTTACCCTCGCCGATTTCGCTCACGCCCGTGCTGGCGACAAAGGCAACATCCTCAGCATCGCGGTGTTTCCCCACGACGCGGCCCACTACGCCTGGTTGCTACAGACGTTGACCTGCGAGCGGGTCGCCGAGCAATTCGCGACGCGACAACCCTCCAGGGTGCACCGCTATGAACTGCCGAACCTGAACGCACTGAACTTCGTCCTGGAGGATGCCCTGGAAGGCGGCGTGAACCGCAGTTGCGGCCTGGACCGCCACGGCAAGAGCCTGAGTTACCTGCTGTTGGCCTTGCGCCTGCCAGGTCCGCAAGACTGACCGATTCATTTGCCCGAACCAACCGACAACAATAAAAAGAGAGGCTGCAACATGATTACAACCCTGGGTTTCCTGATGATGCTGGCCATCATCGGACTGATATTGCTGCGCAGGATCAGCCCGGTGGTGGCGTTCACCACCCTTCCCGTGGTCGTTTGCCTGCTCGCCGGCTTCAATCTTGGCCAGATAGGCGAGTTCATCAAGGCCGGCCTGATCACGGTGGCCCCGACCGCAGCGCTGTTCCTGTTTGCCATCTTGTTCTTCGGCATCATGCGTGACCGAGGATTGTTCGATCCGCTGGTCAACCTGCTGATCCGCAGCACCGGCGGCAAGCCGCTGGCCGTGGCGTTGGTGACGGTTTTGGTGACGTCCGTGGTGCATCTCGACGGCGTTGGCGCCGCCACGTTCCTGCTGACTATCCCGGCGCTGCTGCCCTTGTACAAACGCCTGAACATGAGCCCGGCGATGTTGCTGTGCCTGGTGGGTACCACGGCGGGCGTCATCAACATGGTGCCTTGGGGCGGCACGACCGCCCGCGCCGCCGCCGTGTCAGGCCTGGATGCCACCGAGCTGTGGCTGGGCTTGTTGCCGGTGCAGATGGTGGGCCTGGCGTGCATGCTCGGGGTGGCGACGGTATTGGGCTTGCGCGCCCAACGTCGCCAACCGATGTCGCTGGGCGCCGCCGCGACGTGTGACATGGACAACCTGCAAACCCAAAACCGCGAATTCAGCCTTTCCCCACGGGAGCTGCGCTACTGGCTGAACGTCGGTCTCACCGCTGGGATCCTGGTGTGCCTGTTTACCGGCATCTTTCCGCTGTACGCCTGTTTCATGGTGGGACTGGGCATTGCCCTGCCGCTGAATTTCCCAACCCTGGACGCCCAGGCCGAACGCCTCAAGGCCCACGCGTCCGATGCGCTGCAAATGGTCCTGGTGATGATGGCCGCCGCCGTCCTGCTGGGAGTCCTCTCCGGCGCGAAGATGTCCGACGGCATGGCCTTGGCGCTGATCGATATCCTGCCCGCAGGTTCTGCCCAATACCTGCACGTGATCGTCGGTTTCTTCGGTGTGCCCCTGGGCATGATCTTTTCGCCGGACGCCTATTACTTCGCGCTCCTGCCGGTGATCAAGGATGTGGCCGCCGCGGCCGGCGTTCCCCTTGAAGCCGTCGCCCGGGCCATGTTGATCGGCGAAAACACCGGATTCTCCATCAGCCCGGTGGTCCCCAGTGTGTACCTGGCCCTGGCGCTGTCCGGCGTGGAACTGCGCAAGCACATGGCCTATACGTTTTTCTGGGCCTGGGGCGTCAGTCTGGTGATGCTCGTTTTCGCCGTGGCAACGGGTGCGGTACAAGTCT
This genomic interval from Pseudomonas alvandae contains the following:
- a CDS encoding acyclic terpene utilization AtuA family protein produces the protein MTKTILVGCGAGFANDRPDAALRLAQDLAQRSGQRYIMLELLAERTLAEAQLRKRLDPQAGYSARLFDFLEPMLDLCIEAGIPIITNGGAANPRAAAQRLRHALAGRFPGLKIACVLGDDLLDETPARYARWLSSDPQEQPVSVNVYTGADGIVQALTDGAGIVLCGRVADPSLAVGAIRHGLGWKADDWQKIAVATAAGHLLECCTQVTGGYFAHPGMKDIPDPANLGCPIAEIHEDGRLIIGKTRDSGGRVSEQTVKEQLLYEVHDPRRYLTPDVVLDLGEARVQDLGEDRVELNGLLGHPRPETLKGLAGVRGLWFGEAEISYAGPGALARAALAREILLERFDRLAPGLQPWIDISGVASLFNDQGGRYLQQQLAQAPALEDVRVRIGLTHSDRPLVETLLVEVESLYTNGPAGGGGVRRHLVEAVTTRSFLLPRDEIHTTLEWY
- a CDS encoding AtuA-related protein: MNLVTLADFAHARAGDKGNILSIAVFPHDAAHYAWLLQTLTCERVAEQFATRQPSRVHRYELPNLNALNFVLEDALEGGVNRSCGLDRHGKSLSYLLLALRLPGPQD
- a CDS encoding CitMHS family transporter, whose translation is MITTLGFLMMLAIIGLILLRRISPVVAFTTLPVVVCLLAGFNLGQIGEFIKAGLITVAPTAALFLFAILFFGIMRDRGLFDPLVNLLIRSTGGKPLAVALVTVLVTSVVHLDGVGAATFLLTIPALLPLYKRLNMSPAMLLCLVGTTAGVINMVPWGGTTARAAAVSGLDATELWLGLLPVQMVGLACMLGVATVLGLRAQRRQPMSLGAAATCDMDNLQTQNREFSLSPRELRYWLNVGLTAGILVCLFTGIFPLYACFMVGLGIALPLNFPTLDAQAERLKAHASDALQMVLVMMAAAVLLGVLSGAKMSDGMALALIDILPAGSAQYLHVIVGFFGVPLGMIFSPDAYYFALLPVIKDVAAAAGVPLEAVARAMLIGENTGFSISPVVPSVYLALALSGVELRKHMAYTFFWAWGVSLVMLVFAVATGAVQV